In the Primulina tabacum isolate GXHZ01 chromosome 15, ASM2559414v2, whole genome shotgun sequence genome, ttttgaaaaaaaaaaattgactttggaaatgtggttgtgaaaattgtgcaacaTTATCATtactccaactaaaatttggatgattttgccaacctggattgtaactttgagaaaattgttcaaaattttgccttttgaaattgttcaaaattttgccttttgaaattgttcaaaacattagcttgttcatggagacattctttaaaagagggcaaagtgggacaatcttttgtagaatgatcacctGTATCACAGATATGAcatgcaatttcttgaacatattttaattgagtattctttttcaattcaagtgcctcaacttttcttgtcaaagaggtaaatctggcttgaagatcatgttcatccttgagggtgtacatacctccaccagatatgggagattgaatcttttttgatggttcgattgtacctatagtgtcccaattttgagcattttcagctaatgaatcgagatactcgattgcctcgtttggatctttatcttcaaatattccattacacataaattcaaccatttgcctatatttaggtgttaagccttcataaaattgagaaacaactctccaaattcaaaaccatgatgtggacaaagattaagcaattctttatatttatcccaacactgataaaaagtttctccttgttttttaGTGAAAGTGattatttgccttttgaaagaatttgttttatgagatggaaaaaactttttcaaaattgttgttacaattcatcccaagttcgaatggatctcGATCTAAGATTAatattttgtagccaagttttagctttattttttaaagaaaaaggaaaaagtttaaGTCGAAtagtgttcatgctacaatttagatcattatatgtgttgcacacttcttcaaactctcgtaaatgcatgaatggattttcagaatctaagccaggaaagttgggtaaaagttggataatatcaggcttaaaattgaaatgaaatcCATCAGgtggaaaaactagacatgaaggtgcactagtacgtgtaggattcatgtgatctctaagtgttcttcgtctatcatgatcatatTGATATTgcatttcatcttcattttcttggatgggttcttccgctgtgttttgtgaaaataaagggttcCTTCGAATGAGTCGAGCATTAAGTGTACGtaaccaaatgctcatgcaaatgcaaaagaaaaagaagaaaaacacacaaaatcgataaaaattcaaagaaagaaaataaactataaacaaaattaaatagacaaaaattcaaagaaagaaaaataaactataaacaaaattaaatagagttGAAATTTAATTACACTTCCTcagcaacggcgccaaaaacttgatgtgactttgattgttgcactctcAAGAGCAGATTGTCCaaaagtagtataattcggtgagttcgaatatcgtatccacagagaagttaaggtaattacaagtcaactacaatgtctttttgttttgttttgttttatttaatattttaattgtttgaatctttaattggtaatttttaattgttcaaattttaattcaagtaGCTGAGATTAGAGGATCCACTCTTTGGTACTTTAATAAGGTTAAAATTAATGATCATTATttaaatccacttaataaaatggttttaatatattaaataatcatatttatattatgttatatattattatcttataagtatatcatatatacaacaacttataaatattgtcaagtatttattatgctatatatatttttgtaaacactaaatcaagattcccactttaaatggttggtaaaactaaacaaacatttaaacggtaccaagaaattaatattatgatatattcatatataatttgTCTAAGACATCTACTTAAAtagttggtaataccaaactgtCATTTAAATggctccaagaatttagtgtaacatatagcaacaataaatcaaaacgcTCACTTATAAGTAtggtataataatgcttaaagaaataaaatataacataaaaaatcaataatgattaaataatataaaacatagattattaccttttaataaccttattataataccaagagtttcacctttttatCTCAACTTTgtgaagttagctactcattattcaaattgtaaaactttgaatatgaaattaacatgctaaatatatttaaatgaagaaataaaggaaaaacacagagagaaatattatgaactcaaaggtttgttcataaaatgagggatatctcaatacattacaatgcaccttTATTTATATCCAAATTTGAGGAgacaaccaaaaaaaaaatattattttgtacacataagtcttcattggatgctccaagaaattatgtcatcatacacatcatttttgaaaatcttcccatccgagtttgcttttccacataaaacaaaacatgtagataattgagttgtttgaattgtggcatttttttatcatttgaccaagtaatttgagatatATGGTCAagatgctagagcatggtaaaactgccactcctttggtaactttatttgttgcttaatttgatcccaattgtgagaagatttttatttcATGCTAGCcatcaatattgtagatattaaaatcaactttctacatgtccaagaatcatcttaatcacATTTGCAAAActaaggttattcttgttttgtcGAACCTTTAAAACcaataaaaacttataattgcacaacaacttatattttatacaatttattataaacatataatatttaaacatttaataaaataaaaactataaatttatattataaaacatttaattaatatacaattttttatgtttaccacatgatttcatgaaaattaaaaatcttATCCTAACATTCGATAAAAGGCTGGGAAAGAAGACCAAGGGCGaccaagataaaaaaaaatttcaataaatgtttttaaggCTCGATAATATGatcaaatatgattaaaaaattctaaaaatgctagagtccaaattattttacgagacatACTCGATTTTATCCGGGAAATCGGTTTTAGTCAAACGAAGGACTTTTAAAGGcccaaaaaattataaatttttaaaacaaatttttgtaagcttttattttcaattaaataggtcttaatgggcctaatttacctatGATTGTTGGGCCTAATTATTACTAAACTTGAAactaaaaatcgaaaatttataaaagcAAACCTAAGGTTTTAAAGAGTCCTAGCAACCGAAATTCACACAGCGCGCACACACacaattttccaaaatttcaagAGCAAAGTTCAAGGGTTTTTTGTCGCCCGTTCGTCCATCTTCGCAACCCATGCCAACGATCGAATATTCGAGGGATTTTAATACAAAGGCACGCTCCTAACTTATTGATgcaacattcaaatcatattatacatgatttatgttttataGCATGAAAGCATTTGAGTCCAAAATATTTAAcgttttgattattattttcaaatttttgatgattttatgcgtATATGAACGTGTTATAATTTCCAACAGGTACTCTGCCAATATAAGATGTCTAAGGGATATAAAAAAAGGTCGTTTAAGGGTGGAACGTAGGCTAGAACCAAACACAACTAACAAGGATTCAAACCTATGGTTTTTAAGGGCTTGATGGCCATAATGGTTCGGACATGGGCTTGGCTAAGAGGGCAGCGCGTCTGGGCTCGGCCAAGCCATGGACCAGGGCTCGGGTAGGCTGCGTTTAGGGGCCATGAGGAGTTCTAGGTAGGCTGGAGGGTTGGCTCGGTGATGAGAAGCTACGCGCAAAACCTAGAAAACCTAAGGCTCGCGCGCGACTCTGCGAGAAGGGAACCAGGGCTCGGTGATGCTAAAGGCTGTCCAGGGTGGTCTGGAAGGGTCCCATGCGGATGGTCAGGGGTTTGTTTTAGGCTGGGCTAGGGATTGGACGAGGGTGGCTCAATGAGGGAGGGAGTCGCAACTTGTAAAGTAGGGAAGAGGGCTGCGGCACATGGCTGGGCATGGTTCAGGGGCTGTGATGGTCCAGGAGGGGTAGGCTAGGGTCTAGTACTGCCGTGGGTAGGGTCTGGCACGGTGATGGTTCGGGACTTGGGTGGCCGAGGGGTTCTAGGAAGCTTTATGGTTTGAACATGGCTTGGAAAAGGGTAAGGGCTCGAACCAAGGGTTCCAAGGGGTCGGTTCGTGGCTCACGGTGGTAGATTAGGTATGAAAAGCTTATAGTTAAAgtttgagaagaaaatattaagtttggaatTAATTCGggtttaaaatactttatgATTTAGCtattaagttattaaatcgaaaagctcgagtttacgtctaataaaaatattagaagtcaaatttaagcttatatgatggTTTGGGATAGACTCAAGTCGATAAAAGTAAGAAATGTCAGAATTGAGAATTTTCGAATCCAttggtaaaatggtcattttatgtATCGGGCAGTTCGAAAAGTCTGGCAGTGTCCcgaaaaataataatacatgctaaatgatattttagaatgtttatgatgaaaatgtgatattttatggTATATGCAAAGGTTGCACGATTTTTCcccaaaaatgttattttaagattttgaaggatacgatattttattaataaaaagaaaagaaaatattttgaaggatgtgaattgactgtgacaaatatgatatgatgtaATTGAGgatatcgtgaggaaaaaggccctagagggagcccatttacgggagaaggctctagagggagcccgacgatcgtatttccatatttGGCGACGGACCAGTGACAAAAGTTGTTGACGCCACCACGCCCCCATGTACAATGGTgagttaagactgatcagttgaccgCATGATGATATGCTTACAGCTAGTTAACTTTtgaggatcaaacttcacctaaatgatatacgatgatggaaagctttacgatttaatgatttatgatttatttacgcttacaaatttatgccttattttaaataaaattatgttttttattcatgtacatatatatatattatttggtaCGTATGGTTAGAACGTGCGGAATCATTATACTCACTAAGTTTGGATGGCtgtaggtgaggatgattttgatgaaGGCGCCAACGCTTGAGTACATCAAGtccggcagtacactcccgagggacatttattttTCCACCTTTACTTAGTATTTAAAAGTTGTACGTAAAGATTTTgaggattatttatttatatattttatgttttattttgaagtttagttttggttattttgaaggTTGACGTAGGATTTTTTCTGGCTGACGGTTTATGGATTTTTGTacatttaagattttaaaatgttgagttattttaaaatgaatttttcgaattttacgatttttttaaaaaaaatctagtaggattttaaagttaaaaagtaaGAGACGTTTCAGATGATATTTAAAGCCCTTTATTTTCTGTCTTTGTGGCTTACTTCCAATTATTATTGCaagatcattttctttacaacatAAAGTAGTATGTTTATTAATACCTCCCCTTAATCATTTGTGATTCTTTTATAATGCGGTCATATGACACCATTCTGTCAATTTTCCTTTGAGAAAAGAGGTCATTCGTGCAAAAATATGTAGATTACCAGGGACAtatttttaattagcatttGTCTCCAGGGACTTGGCATTTTGGCAAGAAAATTTGTATTGCTATATTTTTTCGGCCCttgaattccatctatattaGTGAATAAAATAATGTACTAATCCACAACAGATATCGTGTAATTCAAGATTATACAGAGCTTGAATATATTTTTTCCCAAGCGGTTTTAATTGATCACATTACACTCATTtataaaagtttaatgaatcattctttgttgagatcaagtgtgcCTAATACCATTCTCATAtccgattttcaatcatttataagatctttttttgtttttgaaatccAGCGCATGAAGGTCAAGCATAACCCCATAAACATGTATTGGTTCTAAAACAGATTTCCCGTAAGGTGTTTGGTGCATGgaaatttgatttttccttGACCTTGTTCCCGCTGGGTGTGCTTCTCCACCAGCTTGAAAATCTGTTTGGGATCCTCTCATATTTGTATTATGAGATCACATATTTTCCCTTGGTGGTTCTTGAGAAGATAAGCAAGTTATGGAGGAAGGTTCGCCCCCGGTTGTATTCATCTTCAAATCTACGACCTTGAGATTTAAAAAAGACTCTACAAAGTCTTGAAAATCTTCTAGACCAATCATTTTTATAGTTCTCATCAGCTTAATTTCTTCTATGAGACAGTTTTAATcatattgatcattttcttCATCGATTAAAGGTTTTGACATTAAGGGTTAAGTGCCGAAGGATGGTGGTAACCGTCCTTCGGAGATCATTTCACTAGAACTCGATTGTTGTTTTAGAGTTTGGATATCATTCAATGTTCCAAtaatttcttcttatttttcaagGGATTTCCTCGATTTTATGCGGCATATAATATAGCTCATTGCTATAGTTCTGTACCATCTTTTGGATCTCTCTAAGATCTTCGGAGAATTTAGGGGAATTCGAGATTATTTCTAGGAACCTATTACTTTGAATCATAAATTTACCTTAGAACTCTGATGTTTTTCTCTTTGCAGCTGATCTCTAACATTGGTTAGTCCTTCTTGTAAATATTCCAAAGTACTGGAATAACTCATGTACATATTTAATCTTGAAAATATGTTTTGATCcataatttttgagaaaatctcctccaaaaacatttaattacacaataataataatatttcatatttgaaataattttatttcgATTCTGATATCATTTTTGGCTCatttataatatcaaatatattttttcatcacTTTGTCAGAATTGAGAAGTTCAAACAAGCTTTTTAGGTCACAGGGAGCAAATCCTAAATCAAAACTTGAATTGAAAGTTTTTTCCTAATTTAAGCTTTCAAAAATATACTTACGATCGAATTTAAATCTCACATTTCATTTTCTTGTATTGTTTTGTTGCTATTTCTTTTTATGTAGATTCACTCATATTTTATGATGCATTGAAAAAGAACAAAAGAGTGTTTAAAATAGAGTTGTTCATCAGTCggtttgattttaaattttttattttgattttttcagTTTTAGAAATATATAACCCAATATCTGAACCATTTTATTTCGGTTCAATTTTTCTACCAAAACAATTCGAATATTTTGATAGATTATTTCGGTTTGgtacaaatatttaaattaataatatatatatatatattataaaatataatatgttatttttttacGACATTTCTTAGTAAACATTTAAACATaaaatctaaataaattaaataaagaacaatcaactaaaaattattcaaaataattattcattactaattatcatataaaaaatatataatataaataaaattattaatttatgaaaCGGTTTTTTCGGTCGGTTCGGTTTTCACATTTATAATCCGAAACTGAACCAAATGAACTACGGTTTTAACAATAACATCTGAATTACAAATTCGACTGTCGGTTTGTTTTTTTGGTTTTATTCGAAAGTTAAACACCCTTAGTTTAAAGTGCAAACAATACAACTGAACAACAGGTCTTTTTGTTTCAACTAGGTATCGTAGTTCAGTCTTTTGACATACATCTAAGACACTTGCACCGAAAACCAAATCCTTCAAGCAGGAAAGTTTGCCGGGCCTCGTAATCCATGCTTGCGTCCATATAGCAAATTCGCAACTCTTCTCCTGCAACGCCACACATAAACTATAACCTTATTCATATATTACCAAATAAAATCTCACAACTTCAGTATACCACACTTGTTTTCCTGGATTTTCCCTGGATGCGAACCTATACTATTTGTAATGAAAGTTTTTAAGACAACACATAACAAGTATTTATTATAATACCAAAACTCCGGGGGTTCGTTAGAATAATCTCCTAAATTGTATACAAGTTacaataaaaatttcaaaacaaatgaAGTAGTAATTATACTACTAGCTGAGATAAAATAAGACACCTGCTTGGATTTCACGGAGAGCCTTTAGTTTAGCATCCACATTTTCTACCCATAAAACATTTACATTGGGATCTGCACAAAAAGAGAGAGGATATTGGAGAGGACAAGGAGAAAACTGAGCGGTGGACAAGGATGCATTTGCACTTGTTTTTTTCTTCCCACAACACGTTCCACACCTTGTATCATGCACActaattaaatatcaaaacctTATTCCTATTGTGGTATAATGTCCCTTATTGGCAATAACTACCAGACGCTATCAAGTTAAAAAGGACATACAACTAACTGATGTCCAGTAAAAGCTCCTGAAGCGAGATGCTTCCCACAAGCGGTTAGTTTAATAAAATGCTAACAAGATGTACCAAACCACCACTCTGGTTCACAAGTAACTTATTAGCAGTGAATCAAGACACTATAACATGATTCATAAATCTGTTAATTAGAAATAGCTGCCCATTTTCCTAGAAGGCATGAGCAAGGGATTCCCCTGGCTAATAAGGAAAAACCAAGCACTAAGCTTGCTGGACTAAGAGATCTTACCACAATCATGATTGTATAGGGAGAGAAGCATATAAACAGCATTTCCAACAGCAGCTTCTGCCTCAACGGATGCCTGCTGCTGATGAAAGAAGATCGTCATATGATCCTCCAGGATATTCGATACGAAAAGCATTTATGCGAATCCGTGACAAAACACCAGTATACCATTCTTCAGTAAGAACTAgtaagtaaaaaaaaaacaatcttTTACCTAGTGAATTTAGCAGATGATGTGGGGGAGAGGAAgtacttttatatattcaaacgCTAATGAACTTAAACTGCACAAGGATACACGACAATAGCTCCCTTCCAATATTTATGTCCTCAAAAGTACTTCTTAGCAGGCAAAGCTCCCTCTTCAtctaataatcaataaaagaaacagaaaaaaaaaaaaaaaaaaaaacaacttcACATGATAATTTGAACATTGAAATAAAACTCAAAATCAGGAAAATACTCTTATAGATGACAAAAATTGCGAAAATTTGATTCTTTTACATTTTAGAGAGGAGATAGAAGGCACTGACAGGTATTTGCTCATATGTCATAAACCTTACTTGTTAGTGCCCTGCCCCCTACAGAATTTTAGCTAGCAAATGAaggaaattattaaaaattcaaAGACATCAATATACGATCCTCGCTCATACACGGGCCACATTCAACCTCATCATCGAAAAAATTTATATGCAAAAAGTAAATTATAATCCTGATTACTTAGAGCAGGCAAAGTTATCTAATACTGTTTCAATTACAAATGTAATTCCTTATCCATTTCTTCTCAAATTCAAAGCTAGATCCAATTCCTAATTTCATTCTTGACAGATGCCAATCAAAAACATTTTAATGATGTGGAAATTTTACATCTTGATTGCATTGCTCGTGTATTCATAACAAGTTCAAAACTCAAACAGAACCGGGAATGCTTACTAGTGAAATTTTTTGGACTGATAAAGCCTCTGGTTGAAGTATGTCAAGAACTTGGGGAGAAAAAGCTCCAGATATAACCTTACTAGCCAACCGTTTGACGAGGAGAGGATATTTTAGACCCTGCATTCTTCAGAAAGAATAGTGAGAATCTAGCATCAATACAATTATAAAGAATTAACTATCAAGGGGTATAATGTATTTCCATACCGGCAGTATTCATGGAATCTGGACCAATCTGCATTCTTCTCTACCTCATAGAAATTCTAATGCCAGATAAAAAATTCAGTGATGAGCAATAAAAGATGATGTAAACACCGTCAACCATGAGGAAGGACAATCCAGcaaaactgaaaaaaaaaaaaaactgtagAAATAGAGTGAGGCTGATTTGCAACCAATAAAAGGGTAATTCTACACAAAAACATTTCAGGTGTCAACAAAATTCTCGGAAATTCACTGCCTTTGGCATATTTTTCTAAGGACAGAATTTTCTGAACCCTTTGGAGGTCAAATAGCTTAGTATTTCCCAGATGATTTGCATCTCTTGGAGAGTCCAGCCAGATCTCTAGCCTAGAACAGAGATTACACGAACGCACCAAACTGCTTCACTTACATTGGATTGTTTTTCACATTGTTTGCTGCACAATCTCAGAGCTTCCGAATTGGCGTTTTGTTTCGAAAGCTTTCTGAGGCAGAAATCACAGACATCGTAAAGCGAATTGAGGGAGGGGTGAGAAACAATGGGTTGGGCAGTGTGGATGAGTTCACCGGCGTAGATTCTCCGAGTGGCAAACACACCTCGACCTGCAGACTCGGTATTTCCGATGACAATCGGAGGCGGCGATCTTGAGGTGGAGAAGGAGGAGAGGAACGACAACGTTTTTTCTCCCTGAAATTTTCGGAAATCGAAAGCCAAGCGGCTGCAACGTTCAATAGGTGACATTTTCAATTGAATTAAACAAGTTCTTCGTCTTCCCCCAACaaccttcttcttcttcttcttcttcagttcTTCTTCCAAAATTACACGTGGAATTTACTACGTTGGTGGATTTGAAATATGAACGTGCATTAACTATGGTGTGAGGAACCGAGGCTCGAATTAAACATGACGAGTGCTATCTTGATTTGAATATctaaaagttaaattttttgaCTTGAGTTTGTTTTGAAATgaagtttaaattcattttttacTTGAAATGTTCTAAACTATTTGCTAGCTCTTTAAACTATTACTGGGACGTTAAAGTTTGATTTCGAAGATTCAAAGCTCACAACGTTTTAAAAGCTcgaaatgtatatatatttcatatattgataaaatattAAAGCTCGTGAACTCGTAAactcttaaataaattttggctCGAGTTGAGCTTGAAAAAAGTTCAAATATTGTCGAACTTGGTTAGagttcaaaaaattaaaatatgaatcaaatattaATCGAATTAGCCCTAATATCAACCTAAATTACATGGCTAGTGCCTTGTTTTGCAAGCATTTAATATATAAGAGACCGCAAATACATGTTGAATGCAATATTACATATATTAGTTATTGGCCCACAGGACCATACCTAGCAATTGGAGTTGGAGAGGACTTGAacttaatataataatttatatattggtacccaaaaaaatttatattgttCAATGAAGTTGTGTTCTACGAGattttgaaacataaaactcataGATAATATAATCTACATCTATATGTATAGCTAAATCTCTTCAAGATAGAATGTCAAATAATCGGCTAGAAAGTCATTCTCCACTTTATTGTGAAGTTTTGTCTTCACATGCTTCAAAGATGAAAAAGCTCGTGCAGTGGTGGCGATAGACATAAATAACTTCAAAACACGATGAATCAATATAGTCACATAACGTAAATCTTTGACTCTCCACTCTCAGACAATGGTTGTCACGACTCAATAAGTGTTGAAACCTTCAAAATCTGCATCACATCAAGTTTATAATGTATCAATTCATACTATAAAACAACGATGTTTTGATATGTAAAATATTCAGGACAAAACTTCGTTGCAAGATTGCAAATATCATCACTTTTATATAAGTCAAATGAATTTTTAGGATCAAAGTTGTACTAAGACAAAGAAGTTCCACTGATGACTCATTGAATCGAGTATTTAATTCCATCAAGATGAAGTATATTGTTgcgttaaaaaaaaatatcaaagtgGTAGTTACGCTCAATTGTAGTTTGCTGACGAGAACGGCCGATCTTTATAGACAATCAAGGTCACGTACATAAATTTCATTTCT is a window encoding:
- the LOC142527745 gene encoding LOW QUALITY PROTEIN: histone-lysine N-methyltransferase ATXR4 (The sequence of the model RefSeq protein was modified relative to this genomic sequence to represent the inferred CDS: deleted 1 base in 1 codon), which translates into the protein MSPIERCSRLAFDFRKFQGEKTLSFLSSFSTSRSPPPIVIGNTESAGRGVFATRRIYAGELIHTAQPIVSHPSLNSLYDVCDFCLRKLSKQNANSEALRLCSKQCEKQSNNFYEVEKNADWSRFHEYCRMQGLKYPLLVKRLASKVISGAFSPQVLDILQPEALSVQKISLMKRELCLLRSTFEDINIGRELLSFLTEEWYTGVLSRIRINAFRIEYPGGSYDDLLSSAAASVEAEAAVGNAVYMLLSLYNHDCDPNVNVLWVENVDAKLKALREIQAGEELRICYMDASMDYEARQTFLLEGFGFRCKCLRCMSKD